The following are encoded in a window of Thiohalobacter sp. IOR34 genomic DNA:
- the xrtD gene encoding VPLPA-CTERM-specific exosortase XrtD yields MNNDLCWKNSSAIYLILGLAVLLMGAGYMDTIADMVHRWDTKEEYGYGYLIPVISAFLVWQRKNDLARQEFSPSWMGVVVVAISGLLFFMGAVATTHTLSQYALVLAVLGVALAIMGWRAFKIVAVPLALLFFMVPLPPFIYNTLSTKLQLISSELGVAVIRLFGISVYLEGNVIDLGTFKLQVVEACSGLRYLFPLVSLSFIAAYIYKADLWKKALVFLSSIPITVLMNSFRIGVIGVLVEYYGIEQAEGFLHDFEGWFIFMACMGILILEMMLLSRVGEHKMKLSEAFAIDLPDSISCTRWSLRSLRTQHFAVVFLAAGILAGSLYAQGRSEQEMPRKVFAEFPLQFGDWRGRDDRLEEIYLRSLKLDDYILANYVDKEGGSVNLYIAYYNKQEAGSAAHSPRACIPGGGWLIKDHSVVHLGDVSVNGKPLSVNRMIIKKGDYTQLVYYWFQQRGRDITSEWLVKWFMFWDALTRNRTDGALVRLTALVGPGDDIEDAERRLRLFARVVVPLLTEYIPD; encoded by the coding sequence ATGAATAACGATTTGTGCTGGAAGAATTCGAGTGCCATCTATCTTATCCTGGGCCTGGCCGTGCTTCTCATGGGTGCTGGCTATATGGATACCATTGCCGACATGGTCCATCGCTGGGATACCAAGGAGGAGTATGGCTATGGTTACCTTATTCCGGTAATAAGCGCCTTCCTTGTCTGGCAGAGGAAGAATGATCTGGCAAGGCAGGAATTTTCACCCTCATGGATGGGCGTGGTTGTCGTCGCAATCAGTGGCCTGCTCTTTTTTATGGGCGCCGTGGCGACGACGCATACCCTTTCACAATATGCGTTGGTTCTTGCTGTCCTGGGTGTGGCGCTGGCGATCATGGGTTGGCGGGCGTTTAAGATCGTGGCGGTACCTCTGGCGCTGCTGTTCTTCATGGTTCCCCTGCCGCCGTTTATTTACAACACGCTCTCGACCAAGTTGCAGCTGATCTCTTCCGAGCTGGGGGTTGCCGTTATCCGTCTTTTTGGTATCAGTGTCTACCTGGAAGGTAATGTGATCGATCTCGGGACATTCAAGCTTCAGGTTGTTGAGGCCTGTAGTGGATTGCGTTACCTCTTTCCGCTGGTGAGTCTGTCGTTCATCGCGGCCTATATTTACAAGGCGGATCTATGGAAGAAGGCGTTGGTTTTTCTGTCAAGCATTCCCATCACTGTTTTGATGAACAGCTTCAGGATCGGAGTCATCGGAGTTCTGGTTGAGTACTATGGCATAGAGCAGGCAGAGGGATTTCTGCATGACTTCGAGGGTTGGTTCATATTCATGGCCTGTATGGGCATCTTGATTCTGGAGATGATGCTGCTTTCCCGCGTTGGCGAGCATAAGATGAAATTGTCCGAGGCTTTTGCCATTGATCTGCCGGACAGCATCTCCTGCACTCGCTGGTCTCTCCGAAGTTTGCGCACGCAGCATTTTGCAGTTGTATTTCTTGCCGCTGGGATCCTTGCGGGTAGCCTGTATGCGCAGGGGCGTTCAGAGCAGGAGATGCCGCGTAAGGTCTTTGCTGAATTTCCGCTTCAATTTGGCGACTGGCGTGGCCGGGATGATCGCCTCGAAGAGATTTACCTGCGGTCTCTTAAGCTCGATGATTACATTCTAGCCAATTATGTGGATAAAGAAGGGGGTTCGGTCAATCTGTATATTGCCTATTACAACAAGCAGGAGGCCGGATCGGCAGCCCATTCCCCAAGGGCCTGCATCCCGGGTGGCGGATGGCTTATCAAGGATCATTCCGTAGTTCATCTGGGTGATGTATCCGTGAATGGAAAGCCGCTCTCGGTAAACCGAATGATCATCAAGAAGGGTGACTATACCCAGCTTGTTTATTACTGGTTCCAGCAGCGCGGCCGGGATATAACGAGTGAGTGGCTGGTGAAGTGGTTCATGTTCTGGGACGCGCTGACCCGGAATCGGACTGATGGAGCTTTGGTGCGGCTGACTGCGCTCGTAGGTCCTGGTGATGATATTGAAGATGCCGAGCGGCGCTTACGCCTCTTTGCTCGTGTGGTGGTTCCTTTGCTCACAGAATATATCCCTGATTAA
- the prsK gene encoding XrtA/PEP-CTERM system histidine kinase PrsK, with amino-acid sequence MLNIGVVGYSTGATLFLVLALVLLTGKQQRPHKRLLFLAAACSALWMGFAAFHSAGQEVFLSTQLLELLRDFGWMVFLSGVLAAVYPEQQRQRRFRALLLFSAAFVLLQASLTAYRYFSPAPVVLTQGIDWLLAGYLAIAVYGLVLVEHLFRNTRSDARRAIKYLCVGVGSIFIYDFYLYSDALLFQRIDPALWEARGFINALAVPLIGLTIARDPRWSLDIFVSRRIVFHTAALLGAGLYLLAMGVGGYYVKVYGGEWGTVAQVIFLFGAILLLAVLFLSGQARASLRVFINKHFFHYKYDYRDEWLRFIGTLSGDPEVRFCERVVRAIAEIIDSPSGVLWWKLEKGWFEPVAGWNMQVPYQASLRDDDPLIRFLETQEWVINLDEFERRPELYGDLQLPPWLKDMPRAWLITPLILHDNLIGFVLLNRSPAPQHFNWEDCDLLKTVGREAASHLAQLEASRALAEARQFETYNRLSTYVIHDLKNLIGQLSLVVTNAAKHKHNPAFMEDAIRTVEHSVEKMNRLLAHLRSGEAADQKKEQVDLCELLHEVAETMSSGRPVPSVDCQARGISANANRERFAAVIGHLVRNAQDATADDGSIIVRLFRLEDEAVIEVQDTGCGMDETFIRERLFRPFETTKGKAGMGVGVHETREFVRALGGEVEVISRPGQGSTFRLRIPISDDKKNNVQLRVVAGDGQTNAGRIKEIAGR; translated from the coding sequence ATGCTGAACATCGGTGTCGTCGGTTATTCAACCGGCGCGACGCTTTTCCTGGTCCTGGCCCTGGTGCTGCTGACCGGCAAGCAGCAGCGGCCGCACAAGCGCCTGCTGTTCCTGGCCGCTGCCTGCAGTGCGCTGTGGATGGGCTTTGCGGCCTTTCACAGCGCGGGCCAGGAGGTCTTCCTCTCCACCCAGTTGCTGGAACTGCTGCGCGATTTCGGCTGGATGGTGTTCCTCTCCGGGGTGCTGGCCGCGGTCTATCCCGAGCAGCAGCGGCAGCGGCGTTTCCGCGCCCTGCTGCTCTTCTCCGCTGCCTTCGTGCTGCTCCAGGCCAGCCTCACCGCCTACCGCTATTTCTCACCCGCGCCCGTCGTCCTGACGCAGGGCATCGACTGGCTGCTGGCCGGCTATCTGGCCATCGCCGTCTACGGCCTGGTGCTGGTCGAGCATCTGTTCCGCAACACCCGCTCCGATGCGCGGCGCGCCATCAAGTATCTCTGCGTCGGTGTCGGCAGCATCTTCATCTATGATTTCTATCTGTATTCGGATGCCCTGCTGTTCCAGCGTATCGATCCCGCCCTGTGGGAGGCGCGCGGCTTCATCAACGCCCTCGCCGTGCCGCTCATTGGCCTGACCATCGCCCGCGATCCGCGCTGGTCGCTGGACATCTTCGTCTCGCGGCGCATCGTCTTCCACACCGCGGCGCTGCTGGGCGCCGGCCTCTACCTGCTGGCCATGGGTGTCGGCGGCTATTACGTCAAGGTCTATGGCGGCGAATGGGGTACGGTGGCCCAGGTCATCTTCCTGTTCGGTGCCATCCTGCTGCTGGCCGTGTTGTTCCTCTCCGGCCAGGCCCGCGCCAGCCTGCGGGTGTTCATCAACAAGCATTTCTTCCACTACAAGTACGACTATCGCGACGAATGGCTGCGTTTCATCGGCACCCTGTCCGGCGATCCGGAGGTGCGCTTCTGCGAACGCGTGGTGCGCGCCATCGCCGAGATCATCGACAGCCCCTCGGGCGTGCTCTGGTGGAAGCTGGAGAAGGGCTGGTTCGAGCCGGTTGCCGGCTGGAACATGCAGGTACCCTACCAGGCCTCGCTGCGCGACGACGATCCGCTGATCCGCTTCCTGGAGACCCAGGAGTGGGTCATCAACCTCGATGAATTCGAGCGTCGCCCCGAACTCTATGGCGACCTGCAACTGCCGCCCTGGCTCAAGGACATGCCGCGCGCCTGGCTGATCACGCCGCTGATCCTGCATGACAACCTGATCGGTTTCGTGCTGCTCAACCGCTCGCCGGCACCGCAGCATTTCAACTGGGAAGACTGCGACCTGCTGAAGACCGTCGGCCGCGAGGCGGCCAGCCACCTCGCCCAGCTCGAGGCCTCCCGGGCCCTGGCCGAGGCGCGCCAGTTCGAGACCTACAACCGTCTCTCCACCTATGTCATCCATGACCTGAAGAACCTCATCGGCCAGTTGTCGCTGGTGGTGACCAATGCCGCCAAGCACAAGCACAACCCGGCCTTCATGGAGGACGCCATTCGCACCGTCGAGCATTCGGTGGAGAAGATGAACCGCCTGCTGGCCCATCTGCGCAGCGGCGAGGCGGCCGACCAGAAGAAGGAACAGGTCGATCTCTGCGAGCTGCTGCACGAGGTGGCGGAGACCATGTCCAGCGGCCGGCCGGTGCCCAGTGTCGACTGCCAGGCGCGTGGCATCTCGGCCAACGCCAACCGGGAACGCTTTGCCGCCGTCATCGGCCACCTGGTGCGCAACGCCCAGGATGCCACGGCCGATGACGGCAGCATCATCGTGCGCCTCTTCCGGCTGGAGGACGAGGCGGTGATCGAGGTGCAGGACACCGGCTGCGGCATGGACGAGACCTTCATCCGCGAGCGTCTGTTCCGCCCCTTCGAGACCACCAAGGGCAAGGCCGGGATGGGGGTCGGGGTGCACGAGACCCGCGAATTCGTCCGCGCCCTGGGCGGCGAGGTCGAGGTCATCAGCCGGCCCGGCCAGGGCAGCACCTTCCGCCTGCGTATCCCGATTAGCGACGATAAGAAAAATAACGTACAGTTACGCGTTGTAGCGGGCGACGGACAGACGAATGCCGGACGAATCAAGGAAATTGCTGGTCGTTGA
- a CDS encoding tetratricopeptide repeat protein gives MGFERYGKKLIVAALTAVLLAGCGGSEERKAKYLERGKAYLEEGNFDKARVELKNVLQIDPKSAEAYYQLGRLAEMQQEWAKAFGSYNKAVELDPQHEAARARLGQFFMLQANASRQQGDAEGEKAALDKAHDQVKAILKKDPQSIEGLILKASLAGREGRVDEAIAQLETVLQRAPGEEAAVVLLSRFYEQQKQLDKAQQVLEKAVAAAPDKAGLRLQLAQFYARQEKTDQAVKQMQELIRQRPDRLAYRVSLASYYAQLDQVEEAEKVLRDALAADPEDVKRYLLLVEFLGQRKGMDAAREELQADISKLPDEPELRFALVKLYRQAKQPDEAVKLLQQIIDRWDVEPAGLRARNELARFYVEKGELDKVRTLVAEVLAENPKDNDALLLKGGLAMQDKDYETAVTAFRSVLKDQPDSVDVLNRLAAAYLAKGDVDLAGDTLKKVVALAPDDADARLRLARYYYVQKNLDAAAEQVDQVLAKEPENIQALVVKSELLAAKGDAEALPAVLDKIKQVAPDKADGWFRMGRLYKAQKKLKEAKAEFQEALKRAPGSSDLLAELTDIEIALGQVDVAEARLKKLLKENPEHPSAQRFLGMVYMAKKEYRKAVDSFETAYAKSPDVKILNLLVNAKIAAGDVKGAEQRLKDVLAENPEHPAANELLALLYLGQKRFPEAETALERQIEINPGTGKVYSQLAAAREAQGKVGEAIQAYEQGLKELPDDLGLLAGLAGLYERKQDFDKAIEIYEGILAEHPDNALATNNLAALLADHRSDEASLARARELAEKFKGSNQPAFLDTLGWVYYRAGDYDQAVSVLKTVVERAPKVGVFQYHLGMALAKAGDKAAAREHLGKAIEAGGFAGVEEAKAALAAL, from the coding sequence ATGGGTTTCGAGAGATATGGCAAAAAACTGATCGTTGCGGCGCTGACTGCGGTCTTGCTGGCGGGTTGCGGCGGTTCCGAGGAGCGCAAGGCGAAATACCTGGAGCGTGGCAAGGCCTATCTCGAAGAAGGTAACTTCGACAAGGCCCGTGTTGAATTGAAGAACGTGCTGCAGATCGATCCGAAGTCGGCGGAGGCCTATTACCAACTTGGGCGTTTGGCGGAGATGCAGCAGGAGTGGGCCAAGGCATTCGGCAGCTACAACAAGGCAGTTGAGTTGGATCCACAGCATGAAGCCGCTCGCGCTCGGCTGGGGCAGTTTTTCATGCTTCAGGCCAATGCCAGCCGGCAGCAGGGTGATGCAGAGGGCGAAAAGGCGGCCTTGGATAAGGCGCATGACCAGGTGAAGGCCATCCTGAAGAAAGACCCTCAAAGCATCGAGGGCCTGATTCTGAAGGCCTCCCTGGCCGGCCGCGAGGGTCGTGTGGATGAGGCTATTGCACAGTTGGAGACTGTATTGCAGCGAGCGCCTGGTGAGGAGGCTGCAGTCGTGCTCTTGTCGCGTTTCTATGAGCAGCAGAAGCAGCTGGACAAGGCGCAGCAGGTTCTTGAGAAGGCGGTTGCCGCTGCGCCCGATAAGGCGGGACTCCGCCTGCAATTGGCGCAATTCTATGCGCGACAGGAAAAGACGGATCAGGCTGTGAAGCAGATGCAGGAGTTGATCCGTCAGCGCCCGGATCGCCTGGCTTACCGGGTTTCCCTGGCATCCTACTATGCGCAGCTGGACCAGGTCGAGGAGGCTGAAAAGGTGCTGCGTGATGCGCTCGCTGCTGATCCTGAAGATGTGAAGCGCTATCTGCTTTTGGTTGAATTCCTGGGCCAGAGAAAGGGTATGGATGCGGCGCGGGAAGAATTACAGGCCGACATCAGCAAGCTTCCGGACGAGCCGGAATTACGGTTCGCCCTGGTGAAGCTGTATCGCCAGGCCAAGCAACCTGATGAGGCAGTCAAGCTGCTGCAGCAGATCATCGACAGATGGGATGTGGAGCCGGCCGGGCTCAGGGCTCGCAACGAGTTGGCTCGTTTCTATGTGGAAAAGGGGGAACTCGACAAGGTGCGCACGCTGGTTGCTGAGGTGCTTGCCGAGAATCCCAAGGACAATGATGCCCTGTTGCTCAAGGGTGGGCTGGCCATGCAGGACAAGGACTACGAGACGGCCGTTACGGCCTTCCGCTCCGTCCTCAAGGATCAGCCGGATTCCGTTGATGTGTTGAATCGATTGGCGGCTGCTTATCTGGCCAAGGGTGACGTCGATTTGGCGGGGGATACCCTGAAAAAGGTTGTAGCGCTGGCGCCCGATGATGCTGATGCGCGTCTGCGGCTGGCTCGATATTACTATGTGCAGAAGAACCTGGATGCGGCCGCCGAGCAGGTCGATCAGGTCTTGGCCAAAGAACCAGAGAACATCCAGGCGCTGGTTGTGAAGTCGGAGTTGCTCGCTGCGAAGGGTGATGCCGAGGCCTTGCCGGCCGTTCTGGACAAGATCAAACAGGTGGCGCCGGACAAGGCTGATGGCTGGTTCCGTATGGGACGCTTGTACAAGGCGCAGAAAAAGTTGAAGGAGGCCAAGGCTGAGTTCCAAGAGGCACTGAAGCGGGCGCCTGGTTCCTCTGACTTGCTGGCAGAACTCACCGATATCGAGATTGCCCTTGGGCAGGTGGACGTCGCCGAGGCGCGACTCAAGAAACTGTTGAAGGAAAATCCGGAGCATCCATCGGCGCAGCGATTCCTTGGCATGGTGTACATGGCCAAGAAGGAATATCGGAAGGCGGTGGATTCGTTCGAGACGGCCTATGCCAAATCGCCGGATGTAAAGATCCTGAATCTTCTGGTCAATGCGAAAATCGCGGCCGGGGATGTAAAGGGGGCGGAGCAGCGACTCAAGGATGTCCTTGCCGAGAACCCTGAGCATCCGGCAGCCAACGAGTTGCTGGCCCTGCTCTATCTTGGGCAGAAGCGTTTTCCCGAGGCAGAGACGGCACTCGAGCGGCAGATCGAAATCAATCCCGGAACGGGCAAGGTCTATTCCCAGCTTGCCGCGGCGAGGGAGGCGCAGGGAAAAGTCGGGGAGGCCATTCAGGCCTATGAACAGGGTTTGAAGGAACTGCCTGACGATCTTGGCCTGCTGGCTGGTCTGGCCGGACTTTATGAGCGCAAGCAGGATTTCGACAAGGCGATCGAGATCTATGAGGGCATTCTCGCGGAACATCCGGACAACGCCCTGGCCACCAACAACCTTGCCGCCCTGCTGGCCGACCACCGCAGCGACGAGGCCAGCCTGGCCCGTGCCCGCGAGCTGGCGGAGAAGTTCAAGGGCAGCAATCAGCCGGCTTTCCTCGATACCCTCGGCTGGGTCTATTACCGGGCGGGTGACTATGACCAGGCGGTTTCGGTGCTGAAGACCGTGGTCGAGAGGGCGCCCAAGGTGGGGGTCTTCCAGTATCACCTCGGCATGGCGCTGGCCAAGGCGGGTGACAAGGCCGCTGCCCGAGAGCACCTCGGGAAGGCCATCGAGGCAGGCGGCTTTGCCGGTGTGGAGGAGGCCAAGGCGGCGTTGGCGGCGCTCTGA
- the gmd gene encoding GDP-mannose 4,6-dehydratase produces MKNSAQGKVALITGITGQDGAYLAEFLLSKGYTVHGIKRRASSFNTDRIDHLYRDPHEKDRKFILHYGDLTDSTNLIRIIQEVQPDEIYNLAAQSHVAVSFETPEYTANADALGTLRLLEAIRILGLEKKTRFYQASTSELFGKVQEIPQKETTPFYPRSPYAVAKLYSYWICVNYREAYGIYACNGILFNHESPIRGETFVTRKITRAVARIKLGLQDKLYLGNLDSKRDWGHARDYVRMQWMMLQQDEPEDYCISTGVQYSVRDFVNAAFKEVGISVHWEGSGVDEKGIEEDSGKVLVEVDPRYFRPTEVETLLGDSSKAREKLGWVPEISLDEMVAEMVREDLKIAERDELCKREGFKTFEYNE; encoded by the coding sequence ATGAAAAATTCGGCACAAGGCAAGGTTGCGCTGATCACGGGTATTACCGGGCAGGACGGCGCTTATCTTGCAGAATTCCTGTTGTCCAAGGGCTATACCGTGCATGGCATAAAGCGTCGAGCCTCCTCGTTCAACACGGATCGAATCGACCATCTCTACAGGGATCCGCACGAGAAGGATCGCAAGTTCATCCTGCACTATGGCGATTTGACCGATTCGACCAACCTGATTCGCATCATTCAGGAAGTGCAGCCGGACGAGATCTACAATCTGGCTGCGCAGAGTCATGTGGCGGTGTCCTTCGAGACGCCTGAGTACACGGCCAATGCCGATGCACTGGGCACCTTGCGCCTCCTGGAGGCCATCCGCATCCTGGGTCTGGAGAAGAAGACGCGTTTCTACCAGGCCTCCACGTCGGAGCTGTTCGGCAAGGTGCAGGAAATCCCACAGAAGGAGACCACGCCCTTCTATCCGCGCAGCCCCTATGCGGTTGCCAAGCTGTATTCCTACTGGATCTGTGTGAACTACCGTGAGGCCTACGGCATCTACGCCTGTAACGGCATCCTGTTCAACCACGAGTCGCCGATCCGAGGTGAAACCTTCGTGACTCGAAAGATCACCCGTGCCGTGGCACGGATCAAGCTGGGCCTGCAGGACAAGCTCTATCTTGGCAATCTGGACTCCAAGCGTGACTGGGGGCATGCGCGCGATTATGTGCGTATGCAATGGATGATGCTGCAGCAGGATGAGCCGGAGGATTATTGTATCTCCACAGGTGTGCAGTATTCAGTGCGTGACTTCGTCAATGCGGCCTTCAAGGAGGTTGGTATCTCGGTGCACTGGGAAGGCTCCGGTGTCGATGAGAAGGGCATCGAGGAGGATTCTGGCAAGGTGCTGGTGGAGGTCGATCCGCGCTACTTCCGTCCGACCGAGGTGGAGACCTTGTTGGGTGATTCCAGCAAGGCGCGCGAAAAGCTCGGCTGGGTGCCGGAGATTTCGCTGGATGAAATGGTGGCCGAGATGGTCCGCGAAGATCTGAAGATCGCCGAGCGTGACGAGCTGTGCAAGCGTGAGGGCTTCAAGACCTTCGAATACAACGAGTGA
- a CDS encoding MraY family glycosyltransferase, protein MNAQLSNFLFIFIAAMAISMAIIPLMFRIAPRIGMIDKPDARKVHAVPIPRVGGVGIVIGALVPMLILLPVDATIGAYLFGAIVLLIFGVWDDACELGHYVKFIGQFIASLAVVYYGDLHVSYLPFMDMEPVPESFGKPFTVIAIVGMINAINHSDGLDGLAGGESLLSLGAITYLAHLAGGTSVVIIAVATIGGIFGFLRFNSHPAKVFMGDGGSQFLGFTLGVLAVMLTQKVNPALSPALPALFLGLPIADILSVFAQRIYHRLNWFRATKNHIHHRLLELGFHHYESVIIIYSIQAFFVIAAVLLPYESDALILGVYLGVCSLLFAMLVAAEKSGWHAHHGDGTGRIARMLGTLRKNHVFVRVPHRVTEIGLSLFLVGSAFMATNVPRDFGWSAGVLFGLLLLRLLFGYHLWFLFLRLIIYVALGFAVYLLNSYPPGWLLDADFLVYLYFGVLVVAFGLGVRYAEQKKFQVTPLDYLVLIIIMIVGLISGGEIGNSRWVMLVVQLIILFYASEFVMQQMRNRWNAFTGSVLASLAVFALRGFAM, encoded by the coding sequence TTGAATGCTCAGCTGAGTAATTTCCTGTTTATCTTTATCGCGGCGATGGCCATCAGTATGGCGATTATCCCGTTGATGTTTCGTATTGCACCGCGAATCGGGATGATCGACAAGCCGGATGCGCGAAAGGTGCATGCAGTCCCGATTCCACGGGTTGGTGGGGTGGGTATCGTGATCGGGGCTCTAGTGCCCATGTTGATTTTGCTGCCGGTAGACGCGACGATTGGCGCCTATCTGTTTGGTGCCATCGTGCTGTTGATTTTTGGTGTTTGGGATGATGCCTGTGAGCTTGGCCATTATGTGAAATTTATCGGGCAGTTTATCGCCTCGCTAGCGGTAGTCTATTATGGCGATCTGCATGTGAGCTACCTGCCGTTCATGGACATGGAGCCTGTCCCTGAGTCATTCGGCAAGCCTTTCACGGTTATTGCCATAGTGGGCATGATCAATGCCATCAACCACTCGGACGGGCTGGATGGTCTGGCTGGCGGCGAATCGCTACTCAGTTTGGGGGCTATAACATATCTTGCCCATCTTGCTGGTGGTACTTCGGTTGTGATCATAGCTGTTGCCACGATTGGCGGGATCTTTGGCTTTCTGCGATTCAATTCGCATCCCGCAAAGGTCTTCATGGGCGACGGTGGCAGCCAGTTTCTGGGTTTTACTCTGGGTGTGCTTGCTGTGATGCTGACGCAGAAGGTCAATCCGGCGCTGAGTCCGGCATTGCCGGCCTTGTTCCTGGGGTTGCCGATAGCTGATATCTTGTCCGTATTCGCGCAGCGGATATACCACCGGCTGAACTGGTTCCGGGCGACCAAGAACCATATCCATCACCGCCTGTTAGAGTTGGGGTTTCATCACTACGAATCCGTCATCATTATCTACTCCATCCAGGCCTTCTTTGTCATTGCGGCGGTATTGCTGCCATATGAATCGGACGCCCTGATCCTGGGTGTTTATCTGGGCGTCTGTAGTCTTCTGTTTGCCATGCTGGTGGCGGCCGAGAAATCGGGCTGGCATGCCCATCATGGCGACGGCACAGGGCGAATTGCGCGCATGCTGGGCACGCTGCGCAAGAACCATGTCTTTGTCCGTGTCCCGCATCGCGTGACCGAGATCGGGCTTTCCCTGTTTCTTGTCGGTTCTGCCTTCATGGCGACAAACGTCCCTCGCGATTTTGGCTGGTCGGCGGGGGTGCTGTTCGGGCTTTTATTGTTGCGCCTGCTTTTTGGTTATCATCTCTGGTTTCTGTTCCTGCGCCTGATCATATATGTCGCGCTCGGGTTTGCCGTCTATCTGCTGAATTCGTATCCACCGGGCTGGTTGTTGGACGCGGATTTTCTGGTCTACCTGTATTTTGGCGTGCTTGTTGTTGCGTTCGGGTTGGGAGTTCGTTATGCCGAGCAGAAGAAATTCCAGGTCACCCCGCTCGATTATCTGGTGTTGATCATCATCATGATTGTCGGCTTGATCTCCGGGGGTGAGATCGGGAATTCAAGGTGGGTGATGCTCGTTGTGCAGTTGATAATATTGTTTTATGCGAGTGAGTTCGTCATGCAACAGATGCGTAATCGCTGGAATGCCTTTACAGGTTCCGTGCTGGCATCGTTGGCAGTATTTGCGCTTCGCGGATTTGCAATGTAG
- a CDS encoding GDP-L-fucose synthase produces MQKNEKIYVAGHRGLVGSAILRRLRADGYENLVTRTSAELDLREQQAVRDFFAEQKPDYVILAAAKVGGILANDTYPAEFIYDNLMMEANVVDASHRHGVKKLLALGSTCIYPRMAPQPLKEEYLLSGPLESTNEWYAVAKITGIKLCQAYRRQYGSDFIAAMPTNLYGPGDNFDLEKSHVLPALIRKFHEARQKGEPTVTLWGTGKPLREFLHVDDLADAVLFLLREYSGEEIVNIGVGKDISIAELAAIVKEVVGFEGEIRYDPSKPDGTPRKLVDVTKINGLGWSAKIGLREGIESTYQWFLDQVDKQQIRGLS; encoded by the coding sequence ATGCAGAAAAATGAAAAGATATACGTGGCGGGGCACCGCGGCCTGGTTGGATCGGCGATCCTTCGTCGCCTGCGGGCTGATGGCTATGAGAATCTGGTCACCCGCACCAGTGCCGAGCTGGATCTGCGTGAGCAGCAGGCCGTGCGCGATTTCTTTGCCGAGCAGAAGCCGGATTATGTCATTCTTGCGGCTGCAAAGGTTGGTGGCATTCTGGCCAACGATACCTATCCGGCGGAATTCATTTACGACAATCTGATGATGGAGGCGAACGTTGTCGACGCCTCGCATCGCCACGGCGTGAAGAAGCTGTTGGCGCTGGGCAGCACCTGCATCTATCCGAGAATGGCGCCGCAACCCTTGAAGGAGGAGTATCTGCTCAGCGGCCCCCTGGAGTCGACCAATGAATGGTATGCCGTTGCCAAGATCACCGGCATCAAGCTCTGCCAGGCCTACCGCCGCCAGTATGGCAGTGATTTCATTGCTGCCATGCCGACCAATTTGTATGGGCCGGGTGACAATTTCGACCTGGAGAAGTCACATGTGTTGCCGGCGCTGATCCGCAAGTTTCATGAGGCTAGGCAGAAGGGTGAGCCGACGGTGACCCTGTGGGGAACGGGCAAGCCGCTGCGCGAGTTTCTGCATGTGGACGATCTGGCGGATGCCGTGCTTTTCCTGTTGCGCGAATACAGCGGCGAGGAGATCGTCAATATCGGCGTAGGGAAGGACATCAGCATTGCCGAGCTGGCGGCCATCGTGAAGGAGGTCGTCGGTTTCGAGGGCGAGATCCGTTACGATCCGAGCAAGCCGGACGGCACCCCGCGCAAGCTGGTGGATGTGACGAAGATCAATGGGCTCGGCTGGTCGGCGAAGATCGGTTTGAGGGAAGGAATCGAATCGACCTATCAGTGGTTTCTGGATCAGGTCGATAAGCAGCAGATCCGCGGGTTGTCGTAA